CCCAGCTCCTGGGCTCGCTGCTAATTTGCTTGGCCGGCGGTCCGGTCCTGGACCGCTACGGACGCCGCCGCTCCCTGCTGCTGAGCGCCGGCCTGGTGATCGGCGGCACCATGCTCCTCATGGCGGTGGCCTCGCTGGCGGCGTTGACTCTGGGCCGCATCGTGGTGGGCATGGGCACCTCGCTCTCGGGTACGGCGGCCTGCCTGTACATTGCGGAGATCTCGCCGCGGGAGAGGCGGGGCCTGCTGGTGACGCTCTACGAGCTGATGCTGGTGGTGGGCGTCATGCTGGGCTTCAGCTGCAGCTACGCTTTCGCCACGCTACCCGACGGCTGGGTGTACACGTTCGGACTGGTCATCCCGCCGGCGCTGCTCCAGATCGGCGCCCTCGTGTTCCTCCCGCCCAGTCCGAGGTTCCTGGTGGCGCGGGGTGAGCTGGAGCTGGCCAGGGAGGTTCTGGCCCGTATGAGGGGTGGCGCAAAAGAACAAGTGGAAGGGGAACTCAGGGACATCCAGATTGGGCTCAAGGAGGAGTCCGAGCACAGTTTTCTGGAGCTGTTCAGTGCCAAGTCCAACCTGCGATCACGTCTCCTGACGGGCATGATGCTCGTGTTCCTCCAGCAGGCCACGGGGCAGCCCAACATCCTATCCTACGCTTCCCCCCTGCTGCGCGGCGTCGGCTTCCACAGTGACGACGCCGCCACCCTGGCGTCTACCGGCTTCGGCGTGGTCAAGGTGGTGGGCACGGTCCCAGCCGTGCTGCTGGTGGACCGCGTGGGGCCCAAGAGCTTCCTGTGCGTCGGCGCCGTGGGCATGGGGATGTCGCTGGCGGCTCTGGGCGCTTTGACCCTGCAGAGTCACACTCAGCTAACCAGCCTGTGCGTCAGCCACCCGACCCCCAACCACACCGTTTTCGCATGGGATCAGAACAGAACAGAGAATGAGACTCAAATGCTTCTCACGAGCGCCCCCGTCTGGCGGACAGATGACGACGACGGCTCGGTGCTAAGCGGGCCCGTGGACGATATGTCCTCCTCACTCAAGTGGGCCTCACTCATCAGCTTGCTTGTGTTTGTGGCCGCCTTCTCCATCGGCCTGGGGCCAAGTAAGCTGCGCCGATTGCCGCTGAAAGTCAGAATTAACCACAAAACGTGCCTTAACGAACCTGTTCCAAACTTTTTGGGTGCCCTTTTTGGCACATTTGTAATCCTGAAGCCAATTAATCTTCAATACCATAGGAAGAAGTTACATTATTTTAAGTGttagtttttggggttttttttagaacatttttttttatgttgaagtcttaaaaaaaaaaaacatataactaataaaaaaataaaactgataaaaaaactaaactaataaaaaaaatatatatatatactgccAGGCTTCCAATATGGATTTTTGACTTCTAAATCAGTCAATGGTAGTGAATGTGTTAAGTCAGTTTAAGTAAggatcaaattattttatgagccgcttatcctcacaagagtcgagtttgtgctggagcccatccaagctatctttgagcaggaggcatagtacaccctgaactggtcgctggtTAAttggagaaaattatttgattttaatggttcgtatgtatgtttatgtatgcTTATAGTCTGGAAAGGATACCATTCTAGGGAAAGGGGGTAAAAAAGGATGACAATTTAACGCCCCATATTTGCAAATCGCTACTAATTAATTCGTTCCATCACCTGttgaacttgtatctcaaattgtGAGACAAGGGATGCTGGTTGTATATTGTGAGGTCCGCTGGCGTCATCTAGTGGTGACATCTACAGCCAGCatcaaatttttgctcacaacaattaaaaaaaaaaggcgacaaTAGTCTATATAATGAAAAATTAATGCACTGTTAAGGTACAAGTGTAACTGGTTTAATATGATCGATTTATTGCTGAGATAGAGTTCCCATATCTagacttacatttttttatttgctttggggaattaaaaaaaatataaacattttaaaatattgagatttttaatttttaagaaaaaataaaaacttaaaaaTTAAGAATTTAAAAAGTATTAGTACTGTGAGGGATGGAGTGCACATGCTTTCGAAAATACAAGTACAGTAGTTTGATATAAACAACTGGCTCCATTAATCACATCACTTTTCAATTCTCACTCATCAATTTTGCCTTTCCAGTGGTGTACGTGGTACTGAGCGAGATCTTCCCCATGGGCGTTCGCGGGCGAGCCGTGTCGGTGGTGTCGGCCGTCAACTGGGCCACCAACCTGCTCATCTCCATGACTTTCCTCACCATGACGGGTGTGTTTACGCGCGCACATTCTCTCCTGGAACTCTTTCACACCTCATCATCAAATACTGCCGTCCCGGGCTGTGATAAACAAATGAGTCAGCGCAAAGAAGCGGATCGGTCTGGTCCCGTGTGCGCTTGCAAATATCTCATTTCAGATaaaatttaaacaataaatCCACATCTAATAactccatttaatttttttttctatgcagaCCACAACAGTAGCTACAGGGGTACTTAACAGATTCACTGATATTGTATCTTGCACAGTGGCGCAaaaaagtaccataatttccggccttcaaccgcgacttttttcacacactttcaaccctgcggtttatgtggtgatgcggctaatttgttcatttttttctaacggccgtaaAGGGGCACTCAGGCGGAAAGGCTAAGTGTTAGACCgggggaatatatgtgccgaggaagtgacttttaccggtccggctctgttagcgctgcgctagcgtgttactgccgtatctcaagtgatttttaccaggatgttttttttttttttttaaactggccctgttagtgtgcCGGTGCTagagttagcgttagcgtggcggcgctagcgttgtgtaccgtctttctgtgttaatatctcttgtttcaatgtgggcactagcgGCTTTTATACGGCTACGGGTGaggattataaccaggtgcgctccgtaggccgggaattatggtagtcAGCCAACAATTgtgcaagtcctcccacttaaaaaatgaggcccgtcattttcatcatctctCATCTTGTTTTAAATATGACAACAATTGGTGAGTAactaagtactttttttttgccccacctTATGCAGAGAGGATTGGCGTTCCCAACATGATGTTCCTGTACGCCGCCATGAGCTTCGTCCTTCTGGTTTTTGTCATCCTCTGCGTGCCCAAGACAAGAGGACGCACACTGGAAGAAATCTCAAAAGAACTGGCGAAAAAGTGAGTTGCGCCCAGGATTCCCGAGCTACGAGCTTGACAAcctcatctgattttttttttctctccatctaCGCAGGAAGCATTTTGAATTTAGCCTGTGCAAGAAGGTCCAAAATCAGGAGACGACCGGAGTGTCCCGAGAGAAGCCCCCAAGTATCCTGTGATCGCTTGATGATTCTCAAGTGATCGTGCCGCTGAAATAGCATTCACTTCATGCTATGCAACAATAAGCTATAACAGTGACGTAATGGTTAAATTTACTGTATGCATATTCAAAATGTTTATAACTTTATGTCCCCTTTAAAACGTGATTTATCTGTTGCTGTAAAATACTAACTTGTATTTGCCTCGTGGctattaaatttgttttttttttttccactggactACTTGATCACAATGCTCACATTCTCTCAAACATGCACACAGACCCGCACGCACAGCTACTTGATTTATTGcgtctttatttttatataaattaCAAAACAGTCACATCTTTCAATGGTGGAAAAACACCGCAGAGCCGACACGACGGGAGCGTCACACTCGACAGCTCTGAGCTGGGATCCCGTTGAAAAGGATTCTATGACCTTGACCGGAATTAAGAGTAACACGGGTAAAACTCGATCGAGTTGGGGTATTCGCATGAGcataaatattacaaatgaCTTAACCATCACGTCGGCGCCACTTCACCAAAACAGAGCTCAAATTTGAAGTTTGCTGCAGTTAAACCATCTCGACCTACACAAAGACATCCTAAATGCATCCTTTTCGCTATACAAAGGGCCAACAGTGgaataaaaaagaagaagaaatatttacaatttacaGCAAGTGTAGAAATGTACAAGAAatgagcaatttagtgtgtAACGACTGTCAAGTGAATAGCTGAACATGAGAAATGGAGAGGTTAGGATTTATCCGTGGACGGAGAAAATGAGCTTCAGTGCCATTGTCGGCTTACCGGTTtcttgttccgatgggacgAGACGAGTTTGAACgggttttctttttcacttctAAAACGGCAGCTAGTCCGCAAGAACGTGTCCGTGTTTGTGTCAGTTTCCGTCCATGTATGCAGACCCGTGCTGGATTTCAAGTGTTCATCATTTGCAGAGAGGCTTCTTGCACTCAAAGAGGAGCGGATACACTTGCTCCACAGCCGTGGCCACGTTCTGCACGTTTGGTCCTGGCGGAGACCCGGGGCACGGCGAGAAAGAGCAACAAATCAGTACCGCAGAGGATTAGGAGTCATTGCCACATAAAATTTCCTCCAAGGTTCATGAGTATTACCACAATCTGACCTAAATACAACAGAACCTCGGAATTCAAACGTCTCGGTAGTTGTACAAATGGTTTTTTCGACCAAAAAAGCGTAAAAAAATGCCTCCGTTTTCAACCCGATTCTCAGTGTCCGAACACCCGTGTATAGCGTGTTGACCGGATAGCGGACTCGAGCGGAGCAATGACGAATGTGCACGTGGCGGTACCGAGATGACCCGCTGCTCACTTGGGAGTCAAGCAGTCACTCGCAACACGTGGGTTCGagttatttttccagtattttctttgccatgggccACCAGCAGTGAAGGGAAAGGATAGCGGAGCGAACCACGGTGGATCTAAGTACGGAAATGCGATGCATGCTTGTTACGGCTCTTGTTAGCAAACATCGTATGGCTAAGTCGACTATTTCAACCAGCctgaagaataaaaatgtcataaaaagcaGCTAGCGTTGCCAAAGCagtgactagcattacaaagccaaggccacagataatagaagaaatggagaaactACCGTAAAATTACgcagtcaaatcatggaggtgtgACTTAGCCCTAACAAGCCATCACACCCccaccaaaaaggtaaatgatatACATTTAAGTTTAAGGAAGTATTTatgccttttttcatttttaaatacagagtatgcatgtttttacataaacaGAAATTAAAATGGTAATTTACTATTTGGAAGATGAGAACGGAAtcaactcattttcattttttcccatgGGAAGATATTTTTCAGAAGTTGAACAACTcgtatttttaacaaaaacgaATCATGTTCAAattctgaggttccactgtccTTGATTTCTGAGCTTGCTCCCGACTGTGGTGTGTCAttaagtgtgtgtctgtgcggtACCTGTCACTGTGAGGCTGCCCGTGGAGAACACCTGAATGGTGGCTTTGATGGTTTTGATCCTGTAGGTGGCCGCCGGGTGGAGCTCCGGCTCATAGCTGACACAAACACAATTTTTAATTACACGACTTGCAAAAAGCTAGGGAAATTAAACTTTGAAGTCAAATTTCAGGATCACCCTAAAATGCACTCTGACCTCGCTAGTGaacatcatttgaatttttgaCTTTTCAATGTACATCCAACTGCTCTTTAAgtacattttgcacatttttctgTTCTGTAACAAGGAGCTGAACATTATAAattggaacacttttttttttttttttaacaaagggtGACCCTAACGAGGTACTGTTGATCTCTCTTGAGCATTTAATTGATATATAGGTTAAAGGGCTTGGGAAGGTCATCACATTGCGGTGCAACATGGGAAATATTGTCCGCATTTAAAGATACAACTCTTTAGTCAACTACTCACGTGTATCTAAAATTCTGTTAAGTTCAAATTTTGTCAGACAAATTTTAAGTACGGTAAAATATTGCTATGGGTGAAGCACTTTACATgatcacaattgttttttttctcctttagtTGTGCCACATGCTCATCACTAGAGCTAACATTTTACATGATtggcgaccattgtgaggacaagcgtgTCAAAAAATATACGGATGGATGTTGAAATGTTACATATAGTACATTAGTAATTATAtaaatgtgtgctttttttaTATAGCTAAACtgaaccgaaaggaaaagaagaagaaagaagaagaaactgaaCTCTTGATACAGACTTAAAAAGCAATATGCTACTTGCTTTTGCTCCACCGACCCAAATCCGAATGATGTTGTGACTGCCAGCATCATCATATAAAGGTCTCGCATTCACCCGTAGGTAAACTTCACATACAAGGCGAActatttgtaatatttgaaCTGCTCCAAAGTGGAGAGCTTTAGTATGATTTggcttcagacagtgagacaaaaaatgaagtttgtatttttgcacagtgtatgtaaacttctgcctTCAATTGTgttaacatttaaacatttcaagaTCTTGATCACTAAATCTAAAAAAGGTGGCGTGACCATTTATAGCTAGATCCATCCAGGAAGTTTGAGATGGAAAAGCACAGTCATGTGATTCAAACTCACCTGGCAATGGGCCGGTTCTTCTTAGTGAAGTCCACCAAGTGGATGGCGAAGGGCATGGAGCACACGGCCAGCACATTTACCACTTTGAAGGCCGAGAACCTCACCTGGACACATCGAAGGACACACACGGGCATACTTCAACGTAAAATCACAGTACTGTTATTTCGTAGATGTTTCTGGTAAAgatattgtttgtttgtgtgtggaaatgttttcaatgcacTAAATGTGCATTTAACTGAACTTCAATGATCATAATTAATTACAGCCACCTCGTAATGCCAGCtgttatttttccattccatcaggaatgtatttattttaggaGAGGCATTGATTCCTGAGTGTATGATATTTTTGGACAGAGCATGAACACTGATACAGATTGATTAAGTGGTAAAGGTGCTGGCTCCAACCTTGAAGCCAATCTTCTGCAGACATCGTGCCAACCTGCGAGCACCCAGTTTCGCTTCTTCTTCGCTG
This genomic window from Syngnathoides biaculeatus isolate LvHL_M chromosome 23, ASM1980259v1, whole genome shotgun sequence contains:
- the slc2a12 gene encoding solute carrier family 2, facilitated glucose transporter member 12 isoform X1; this encodes MLDNFGHLPLKQNIPPTAWCSKMDPNSQTKMMSCEPPGNLSRDDTQTHKAGRGPVFLPSGCSWLVVAAAIAASLSGLMLGYEMGLTSGVLLQLRGVLSLSCRQQELLVSSQLLGSLLICLAGGPVLDRYGRRRSLLLSAGLVIGGTMLLMAVASLAALTLGRIVVGMGTSLSGTAACLYIAEISPRERRGLLVTLYELMLVVGVMLGFSCSYAFATLPDGWVYTFGLVIPPALLQIGALVFLPPSPRFLVARGELELAREVLARMRGGAKEQVEGELRDIQIGLKEESEHSFLELFSAKSNLRSRLLTGMMLVFLQQATGQPNILSYASPLLRGVGFHSDDAATLASTGFGVVKVVGTVPAVLLVDRVGPKSFLCVGAVGMGMSLAALGALTLQSHTQLTSLCVSHPTPNHTVFAWDQNRTENETQMLLTSAPVWRTDDDDGSVLSGPVDDMSSSLKWASLISLLVFVAAFSIGLGPMVYVVLSEIFPMGVRGRAVSVVSAVNWATNLLISMTFLTMTERIGVPNMMFLYAAMSFVLLVFVILCVPKTRGRTLEEISKELAKKKHFEFSLCKKVQNQETTGVSREKPPSIL
- the slc2a12 gene encoding solute carrier family 2, facilitated glucose transporter member 12 isoform X3, with protein sequence MDPNSQTKMMSCEPPGNLSRDDTQTHKAGRGPVFLPSGCSWLVVAAAIAASLSGLMLGYEMGLTSGVLLQLRGVLSLSCRQQELLVSSQLLGSLLICLAGGPVLDRYGRRRSLLLSAGLVIGGTMLLMAVASLAALTLGRIVVGMGTSLSGTAACLYIAEISPRERRGLLVTLYELMLVVGVMLGFSCSYAFATLPDGWVYTFGLVIPPALLQIGALVFLPPSPRFLVARGELELAREVLARMRGGAKEQVEGELRDIQIGLKEESEHSFLELFSAKSNLRSRLLTGMMLVFLQQATGQPNILSYASPLLRGVGFHSDDAATLASTGFGVVKVVGTVPAVLLVDRVGPKSFLCVGAVGMGMSLAALGALTLQSHTQLTSLCVSHPTPNHTVFAWDQNRTENETQMLLTSAPVWRTDDDDGSVLSGPVDDMSSSLKWASLISLLVFVAAFSIGLGPMVYVVLSEIFPMGVRGRAVSVVSAVNWATNLLISMTFLTMTERIGVPNMMFLYAAMSFVLLVFVILCVPKTRGRTLEEISKELAKKKHFEFSLCKKVQNQETTGVSREKPPSIL
- the slc2a12 gene encoding solute carrier family 2, facilitated glucose transporter member 12 isoform X2 — its product is MLDNFGHLPLKQNIPPTAWCSKMDPNSQTKMMSCEPPGNLSRDDTQTHKAGRGPGCSWLVVAAAIAASLSGLMLGYEMGLTSGVLLQLRGVLSLSCRQQELLVSSQLLGSLLICLAGGPVLDRYGRRRSLLLSAGLVIGGTMLLMAVASLAALTLGRIVVGMGTSLSGTAACLYIAEISPRERRGLLVTLYELMLVVGVMLGFSCSYAFATLPDGWVYTFGLVIPPALLQIGALVFLPPSPRFLVARGELELAREVLARMRGGAKEQVEGELRDIQIGLKEESEHSFLELFSAKSNLRSRLLTGMMLVFLQQATGQPNILSYASPLLRGVGFHSDDAATLASTGFGVVKVVGTVPAVLLVDRVGPKSFLCVGAVGMGMSLAALGALTLQSHTQLTSLCVSHPTPNHTVFAWDQNRTENETQMLLTSAPVWRTDDDDGSVLSGPVDDMSSSLKWASLISLLVFVAAFSIGLGPMVYVVLSEIFPMGVRGRAVSVVSAVNWATNLLISMTFLTMTERIGVPNMMFLYAAMSFVLLVFVILCVPKTRGRTLEEISKELAKKKHFEFSLCKKVQNQETTGVSREKPPSIL
- the slc2a12 gene encoding solute carrier family 2, facilitated glucose transporter member 12 isoform X4, yielding MDPNSQTKMMSCEPPGNLSRDDTQTHKAGRGPGCSWLVVAAAIAASLSGLMLGYEMGLTSGVLLQLRGVLSLSCRQQELLVSSQLLGSLLICLAGGPVLDRYGRRRSLLLSAGLVIGGTMLLMAVASLAALTLGRIVVGMGTSLSGTAACLYIAEISPRERRGLLVTLYELMLVVGVMLGFSCSYAFATLPDGWVYTFGLVIPPALLQIGALVFLPPSPRFLVARGELELAREVLARMRGGAKEQVEGELRDIQIGLKEESEHSFLELFSAKSNLRSRLLTGMMLVFLQQATGQPNILSYASPLLRGVGFHSDDAATLASTGFGVVKVVGTVPAVLLVDRVGPKSFLCVGAVGMGMSLAALGALTLQSHTQLTSLCVSHPTPNHTVFAWDQNRTENETQMLLTSAPVWRTDDDDGSVLSGPVDDMSSSLKWASLISLLVFVAAFSIGLGPMVYVVLSEIFPMGVRGRAVSVVSAVNWATNLLISMTFLTMTERIGVPNMMFLYAAMSFVLLVFVILCVPKTRGRTLEEISKELAKKKHFEFSLCKKVQNQETTGVSREKPPSIL
- the tbpl1 gene encoding TATA box-binding protein-like 1 codes for the protein MDSSNDDTLDIIVTNVVATFRTRCHLNLRTIALEGTNVIYKPEVGKVLMKLRKPKITASIWSSGKIICTGATSEEEAKLGARRLARCLQKIGFKVRFSAFKVVNVLAVCSMPFAIHLVDFTKKNRPIASYEPELHPAATYRIKTIKATIQVFSTGSLTVTGPNVQNVATAVEQVYPLLFECKKPLCK